From Nocardioides faecalis:
GCACCTGGTCGCCCTGGACGCGCTGATGACCGTCTACCCCGACGCGCTCGTCGTGATGACCCAGCGCGACCCGGTGACCTCGATCGCCTCGGCCTGCTCGCTGTCGGCGGAGGCCACCGCGGACACCTCGACGACCTTCGTGGGCAAGACCATCGGCCGCACCCAGCTCGACATGCTCTCGCGCTCCTGGCACACGTTCTGGGACACCCGCGAGAAGTACGACGCGGGCCAGTTCTTCGACGTCGACTACCGCGCGTTCGTCTCCGACCCCGTCGGCACCGTGGGCGCGATCTACGACGCGTTCGGCATCGAGTGGTCACCGGCCGCCCGGGCCGAGGTCTCCCGGATCGACGCGGAGTCGCGCACCGGGCGGGCCCGGCCCGCGCACCGCTACGAGCTGGCCGACTACGGCCTGGACGAGGACACGGTGCGGGCGGCCTTCGCCCGCTGAGGACGAGCCCGCAGGCTCAGGCCTGGCAGAGGCAGAACGGGTGCCCGGCCGGGTCCAGGAAGACGCGGAAGGACGTCCCGGGCTGGTGCGCGTGCTTGGTCGCCCCCAGCCCCAGCACGGCGGCCTCGCCCTCGTCGAGGTCGTCCACGTCGACGTCGACGTGGAACTGCTGCGGCACCTCCTGCCCGGGCCAGCTCGGCGCCTGGAAGCCCTCCACGCGCTGGAAGTGCAGGTAGTGGTCTCCGGAGCTGATCGTGGCCCAGCCTCCGTCCTCGGCCAGCGACGGGGACCAGCCGAGGACGGCGCCGTAGAACTCGGCGAGCACCGCCGGGTCGGGACAATCGAGGACGACGTGGGGATTGCGTGCGATAGCCATGCGCCGACGCTAGGCCCCAGCGCCGACAACGACCAGGGTTCTCGGCACAACCGCGCACCCAGGCGGCGATCCACAGGCAGGCAGCGGCGCGGTTTGCCCGGCCGCGGCACCGGCCGACACTCCCGGCGAC
This genomic window contains:
- a CDS encoding VOC family protein; its protein translation is MAIARNPHVVLDCPDPAVLAEFYGAVLGWSPSLAEDGGWATISSGDHYLHFQRVEGFQAPSWPGQEVPQQFHVDVDVDDLDEGEAAVLGLGATKHAHQPGTSFRVFLDPAGHPFCLCQA